A stretch of DNA from Arcobacter sp. LA11:
TGAATAATCAACTGCAAGGTCGATTAAGTGAACACCTTTTGAGTTAACACATTTTTCTAAAGTTTCTTCAAAATCTTCACAAGAAGTTGGTCTATATCCATTTGCTCCAAATGATTCAGCAAATTTAACGAAATCAGGGTTACCTAAATCAAGTCCAAAGTTATCGAATCCCATACCAGATTGTTTCCATTTAATCATACCGTAAGCATTATCATTAAGAATAACTACTGTTAAGTCAAGTCCAAGTCTTACAGCTGTTTCCATCTCTTGGTCATTCATCATGAATCCACCATCACCACATACAGCAACAACTTTTGAATCAGGTTTTACCATTTTTGCAGCCATTCCAGATGGAAGTCCAGCTCCCATAGTTGCAAGTGCATTATCTAAAAGAAGAGTGTTTGGTTGTGCACATCTGTAGTTTCTTGCAAACCAGATTTTATATACACCATTATCTAAAGTAACAATATCTTTATCATCTAAAGTTTGTCTAATTGTTCTAACTGCCTTTTGAGGTAAGATTGGGAATCTTGTGTCACCAAAGTATTTTGCAAGTCTAGTTCTAATTTCTTCAGCAAGTCTAATGTAATAATCAAAATCCCAGTGCTCTTGTTTAGAAATAGCATTTGTCATTGACTCAATATTTCCTGCAATGTCTCCTAATATATCTAGTTGTGGGAAGTAAGTATCATCAACTTCTGATGGGAAGAAATTAACATGTAAAACTTTTGTAGCTCCCTCTTCATTTTCCATAAAGAATGGTGGTTTTTCAATTACGTCGTGACCAACATTGATAATTAAGTCAGCTCTTTCAATTGCACAATGAATAAAATCATCTTTTGATAGTGCCGCAGTTGATAAACATAACTTATGATTTTCATCAATTACACCTTTACCCATTTGAGTAGAAAAGAATGGAATTCCTGTTTCATTAACGAAGTCAGCTAAAGCAGAACCAATTCTTGTTCTATTTGCTCCACCACCAACACACAATAATGGTCTTTTTGCTTTTTCAATCATTTTAACAGCTTCTGCTACAGATGATTTATCTGCTTTTGGATACTTGTAGCTGTGAACTGGATATATATTATCTTCTACATCTTCTTCTGCTGAAATATCTTCAGGGAATTCAATATGAACTGCACCAGGTCTTTCAGTTGTGGCAATTTTAAATGCTTCTCTAATCATTGAAGGTACATTATTACCATTTACAACTTGTTTAGCGTATTTTGTCATAGGTTTCATCATTCCTACGATATCAACGATTTGGAATCTACCTTGTTTAGATTTTTTAATTGGTTTTTGCCCTGTAATCATAAGCATTGGCATACCACCAAGTTGTGCATATGCTGCTGCTGTTGCAAAGTTAGTAGCTCCAGGTCCAAGTGTTGAAATACATACTCCAACTTTTCCTGTTAATCTTCCATAAGTTGCAGCCATAAACCCTGCACCTTGTTCATGTCTTGTTAAAATCAGTTTGATTTTATCTGATTTTCTAAGAGCTTCTAGTAAGTCTAGATTTTCTTCCCCTGGAATACCAAAAATATACTCAACACCTTCATTTTCTAACGCTTTTATAAATAAGTCTGATGCGTTCATTGTCTCTCCATTTTTTTTTATAAATTATATATCGCAGTTTCCCACAATTTCTTTTAAAAGTTGTTAAAAGTTCTAAAAATGTTACCAAGCTGTAACATTTTTTAAATAAGTGCGAATAAACGACACAGTCGTACTTTTAATATTATATCTAGTTTAAATTAAATTAGTAAAATGACTTATTAATATTAGAAAAATTGTTATAAAAATTGTATATTATTTATAGTTGTGAATATTAAATAATATCTATTTAGAGCTCTTGTTTTGTAATACTTTTAAAATAGGTTCGTCTGTTTTTTTAGTTTGGATTGTAAATTCATCATTTTCATATCGTAGGGAAATATAAGCTTCTTCATTTTCTTCATTTTTTAAAATAAAAGCATTTTCTCTATCATATGCAATATCTGTAAAACCAATTTTGTGATATTGTTCTTCTAACTCTTTTTTTAATGATTTAAAAGTAACTTTTTGTTTATCATGAATGATTATTTTATATAGGTCTTTTTGCTTTTTTTCAATTATATTTCTTACTGTTTCAGGTTCATTTTTAATGACTTTATTTAAAGGTCTAGGTTTAATATACAAGTATGCACTTGATAGAGCACTTATTGAGAAAACTGTTATAAATACATTTAATAATGAATAAAGAATATTAAGATTTGGTGAAATAAGTTTTATTAAAAATTCAATTAATAGAGAATAAACTAATCCTACACTAACAGAAAAAATTAATGGAAATAAAATTATTGTAAATAATATTAAGAGAGTATGTCCTTTTGTATTTTTCCAAGAATTATAAAAAGAAGAATCTTCATCACAGGCAATTGCTGGATATATAAAAGATAATCGTGCTGTTAATATAATCGCTATAAATATTGCTATAAATACTCCTACAGAAGGTATAAATACAAGAAGCATTACGGGTATCGCAATAATTATCATCATTAGTATACTTTTAAATAAAAATTTAAATTCTCTTAATCCAAAAATGTATGAGCCAAATTTAGGAACAGATGAAGACCCTAAAATTGCAATTCTGTGTGTGGTAATTGCTATAGAAAGGTTTGTCATTATTAATATAAAAACTAATACTAAAGATAGAATAGACTCATTTGTAGATAAATCTATGTTTTCTACATCTATATCTGTAGGGGTAATAAATTGTGGTAAATAAAAATTTATAATAGATATCAATATTATAGGTATAAGTAATTTTTGTAAAAGTGATTGGCTATTTTTAAAAACAGTATCAAAAGTATTTACAATAATTTTTTTATACAAGACTTTAATCCATAAGATAATTTCTAGGATTATAACTGAAATAATTTTAATTTTTATTTAAACTAAAAACTAAAATAAAATGCGTAATTTATTTGTAATTTTGAAAACTAGAAGATGAAATTATCTTAAATCTCATCTTTTATTTGGTTTAAATCTTCAATTTTCTTTATATATTGACCTTTTTTAGATTCTACAAAATCAATTCTATCTTTGTTTATTTCAAGATATTGGTTTTTTGAATATTGAATAATTTTAAATAAGTAGTTTCTTTTTGATGTTAAAAAGTCCTCAATTTTTTCAAATCCAAAATTTGTTTTTAATTTTGTAAGAACTTCATCTTCTCTTGGATGATAAACTGAGAATTTTGTTGGTTCTTTTTCATATAATAAAACTGATTCAGCTATTTGTTGTTCAAAATGAGCAATTGTAGCTTGTGTAGTTTGGATATATGAATAAGAGAGTGCTCCATTAAAATAAGCAAACTTTTTTCTAAGAGCTGAAATATTTTCTAAAATAGCTCTATGGTAAGATCTTAAAACATTTTCATATACTTTTGCTGCAAAGTGTCTTGTTGTAGAGAACTCTGCATCTGATGCAATTTCTCTATGTTTTTTTATTAACTCATAAGGTTCTTGCCATCGGTGAACTCTATTTTTTACATTTCTATAAACATTTCTAAATGCTTCATCAGAATTAAGCTCTATTTCTTTTAGTTGCTTAATTGCACGTTTAAACATTTTATCTACTGTTTGATCATCATAAAATAAGTTTTTATATACATTATCAGAATCAATCCAGTAAGTATCATATTCTATTTTTTCAAAATTGTCTTTACTTAAAAAACCAGCCTTTTTTTCATATCTAAATGCTTTTTGTTTTTTAACACTTTTATATGTTTCGTGTGCCATTTTTTCCATAATTGCTTCAAGAGAGTTATATATTCCAAATAACTCTTTAGAGTAGGTTTTATGAATATTTTCGAAGTCAGCTAAAATATCTTCTTCTGAATTTTTTAGGATTTCACATAAAGAATCATATACTCCAATAATTGTTTCATTTTCTTTTATTAAAATATCACAAATACCTTTTAAATCTTTTTTGATTGCAAATTCTTTAGACTCTTCTGCTTGCGGTCGTATAGTATTATTAATAAAGTTTAGGATTTCTTGTATATTTGATTCTTCAAACATTTTATCATTGTTTGATGTATCTAAATTATTAATTTTTTCTAAATCACCATAGTATTCATCAAGGTCTTTTGCAATAGAAGCTATATTACCACTTAGTGCATTTCTTATATTTTGTAAAAGTTTATCTTGTTTATCTTTTATTAAAACATCTTGATGATGCGCTCTTGATTCTAATGCCATTTTAGCTGATATAGGAGTAACTTGTGCAAAGTATTGAGAAAATTTTTCACTTACATATTTAGTTGTTGTATCTATTTGTTCTTGTGAAAATTTATCTTTTTGATTTAGGACACAAAGAGATTTATTTTTAAAGTGTTCCATATATTCTTCTAATACTTCTGCTTCTGACATTTTCCCTGCATTATCAATTAAAGTTAACCAGATAATTCCTCCAACATCTCTTAGAACTCTTCTTGTCGTATCTGTATCACTTTGTGATTGAGAGTTTAGACCTGGAGTATCAACAAAAGAGATATCTTTTAAAATATCCATAGGTGCATAAAGTGTAAGATATTTAATATCACTCATTTCATTTTGTCTTTGATCTGTAAAATCAGAAATTGCATCAATCGGAGCATATTCTTGCGCACCTGAATAATATGTGATTTTTAATTTATATTCTTCTCCATAATTTATAAAATTTACTTTAGAAGTAACCGGAGTAATTCCTGTTGGTAAGATATTACGTGATAATAAAGCATTTAAAAATGTAGATTTCCCTGAAGAAAATTGTCCAGTAATTGCGATTTCCATTGGATATCTTGCACGTCTAATTTGTTTATCTAAAATAGATTTTAATTGCATTGATGGTAAAAATTTAGATTCAAGAAGTTTATCACTAATTTTTTTTATCTCTCCAACTAATCCTTCTTCATAAAGTGTTTCTTGTTCAGTAAATTTATCATTGTATTCTTTTACAAAACTACTTAAAATACTCATGATTTAAGTCCTTTGTTGATTAATTCAAGTTTTTTAATTTTTTTATGAATATTAATTGTCATTTCATCCTTATTTACTTCATTTTCTTCAAATGTTGCAATTCTATCTTGAAGTGACTTTTCATCTTTTTTTAGTTTATGTTCAAAAACTTTTAGAGGTTCAGCAATTTCTTTAAAGAAATTTTCTATTAATATTTGAGAGACTGAATTTGCTTTTTCTTTTATATTATTTTCAATAGGATTAAATTCGTCTTTTATATAAATTTCAATATTTCTATCAAGTTCAGGAAGTTTATTTGCCTTACTTTTTGATACTTCATTTACAATTTTTGAAATTAATACTTCATTTGATGAAGTTAAAAAACCTGCTTTAAAATCATCTTGAAAAAATCCTCTAGCATCAAAGTTGTCATTTTTATGACCAATTACAAATCCTAAGTCTTGATATTTTTGTTCACAAATCTCACCAATACTTTGAGATTTTTTAATGAATTTATATCTATAATCTCTGATAATATCAATTATTCCATCTTTTATTGCTGTTTCTACTATAGTTTTTATTCTTGCGTTTTCTGGTTTCTTTTTTGTTTTTTCAAAAGAGTATTTTACATCAGAGAAAACTCTTTGCTTAATTATATTTTTTAAGTCAATAAGTTCTGTACTTAAAAAAGTTTCTAATGTTTGAATATAGTTTTTTGCATCATTTTTATATATATTAATATCTTCATTCATAGCTTTGAAGATTTTTTCATTTGCATCTTTTTTCTTATTAAAATCTGCTAAATCAGCTTCTAACTCATCTTTTGATTTTGATAATAAAATTAATTCATAGTTAAAAGATTTTAACTCTTTTTCAATAGTTTTTACTAATTGAGTTTTTGCACCTTTAATAATCAAGTCAGATTTTGAAGAATCAATTCCAAAAAGTGTTTCATCAAGATATTCTTCAATTTCTAAGATACCTGTGTCTTCTAAATTATATCCAGCGTCTATTGCTTCTTTACTTTTTCCAGTTCGGTGAAGTAAAGCCATTTTTCCAGAAATTGGAATAAATTTAATACTATTTAGAATGTAATCTAGTTTACTATCTTTGTTTTGTGCTTTTAATTGTCTTTGGATTGAAGATTTTGTATAGTTAATTACTTCTTCTAATTGCTCTTTTGAAACTGTATCTGCTCTTGTAATTACAACAAGTAGTTTTGTAATATTTTGATAAAGTAGGGCATCAATTATAAACTCAACATCTTTAAGTGTTGCACTTTGAGATACATTCATTAAGTGAAGCATTAAGTCACATTGTGCTAGATATTCTTTTGTAATTTCTTCTCTTTGTATAACTGGATCATCTAATCCTGGTGTATCAACTATTTCTATACCATCACTTAAAAAATTTAAATCGGATTTTAATTCTACATATTTTATTAAATTACATTTTTTACCACTTGCTTCTGCTGAGGTATAAGCTGCAAGATTGTTTATATCAACATTTTCACTATGAGATTCTTCTTTTATTAAAGTTGTTAACTCCTCACCAAAAATATTTTTTGTTTCATTTACAAACTCTTTTATAGAATCAATTTCATTTGCCGTGTTTTCAATTCTATTCCATTCATCTTTATTCCAATAAAAAACATTTGCTTCTGGTTTTCCATGTTTCACAATTGTTAAATTTGCTGTCTCAGGAACAACTGCACTACCAAGTATCTCTTGTCCCATTAAGGCATTTAACATGGTAGATTTACCAGCATTCATAACACCTGTAATTCCTATAGAGAACTTTTGATTATCTAAATAGTTTGATGTTTGTATTAGTTCTTCTTTGAAATCTTTTGAATTAAATACATCTCGTAGTTCAAGTATTAAATCATCTAATTCTAATCTTGCTTCTTTAAAGGGTTTTCTGTCTTCAATTATTAGCTCATCTTCAACGTCCATTTCATCATTACAAACTGCTAATTCTTCAGGGTCAAATAATGAAACAAGTTTTTTATAATCAGAGTTTTTAATTATATTTTCTTTTTTTAAATATTCAAAGCTTTCATGCATTTTTTCTATTTGGCAATTTTTAGTATCATTTTCAATTGCATCAATAATACAATATTGAAGTTGATATAGTTCATCTAGATTTTTAACATCTTTATTTGTGATTTTTGTAACAAGTTTTTTAAAACTATTTAAAGTAATAAATTTCTCGTAGTCTTTTCTTGTTGCACAAAGTATAAGTGATGCAATATCAAAAAATTCTTCTTTATCTTTATTTTCTGTTGTTCCATATGTTGTAGTTTGTTCTACATTCATACCATGATATAATAAGAAATAGTCATTAGCTAAGCTCAAAGTATGCCTCCACTATTTGAAGTTTAAAAATTATTTAAATTTTTTTATTAATTTTGTATAGTATATAAATACAAAAAGTTAATCACCCTTCAAAATTTAGGGTAATTAACTTTTTTTACTTTTGTTTATATGAGAGGAGTTTCCTCTCATATAATTATCTTAGAGCTACTAATTTTCTTCTTAAGTAAGCAATTTTATTTTGTAATGGTAAGTGTTTTGGACAATGATCTTCACAAGCAAGTAAAGACATACAACCAAAGATTCCATCGTCATCTCCGATTAATTCATAGAAGTCTTCTGCTGTTCTCTTATCATGAGGATCAACTTCAAATCTTGCAACTCTGTTCATTCCAACAGGTCCAACGAAATTTGGTCTCATTAACATAGTACCACAAGAAGCAACACAAATACCACACTCAATACATCTATCTAATTCAAATGTTTGGTCAGCAATATCTGGATCAACTCTCTCTTCCATTTTTGCAATATCAGTTTCTTCACCATTATCAACAATCCATGATTCAACTCTTTTAGACATTGCATCCATCCATTTACCAGTATTTACTGATAAATCTTTGATTAATTCAAATGCTGGCATAGGAAGAAGTGTTAATTTTCCTTCTGGATAATTAGCAATAAGTGTTCTACACGCAAGTGCTGGTTTACCATTTACTACCATACCACAAGAACCACAGATTCCTGCTCTACATACGAAGTCAAAAGATAAGTCAGGGTCATATTCTTCTCTAATTTTCATTAAAGCAATGAAAAGAGTCATACCTGGAGTCTCTTCTAATTTATAATCCACGTAGTGAGGTTTAGAAACCGCACTTCTTGGATTAAACTTAAGTACTGATATCGTTATTTCTCTACCTTTTTCTACGCTCATTACTTATCTCCTGCTCTTTCATTTTTCTCTTTGTAGTTCATTGGTAAACTAAATGGCATTAATGCATCTTGGATTTCGTGTCTATCTTTTCCTTCTGCTTCCATTTTTTCTTTTAAAGTATCAACTTCTTCTTGTCTCTTAGCTGATAATTCATTTTCTATAATCATACCTTTAGCACCATAACCTCTAAATGCTGGAGGCATTTCCATAGTCATGATATCTAGGTCTTCGTATGTTACAGTTGGTTGAGTATCATCTTCACTTGGCCAAGAAGTAAGTGTTCTATTTAACCAATTTGCATCATCTCTTTTTAGGTAATCTTCTCTATAATGAGCACCTCTAGATTCTGTTCGCTCACGTCCACCTTTAGCAACACAAAGTGCAACTTTAAGCATTCTTGGAACTCTATATGCTTCTTCTAATTCAGGGTTACCAACTCTTTCTTTAGATTTAACATTAATTTGTTTTGTTTTCTTTAACAGTTCTTCTAATTCATCAACAGCTTCAGCTAGTCCAGTACCATCTCTAAAAATACCAACTTTTTGATCCATTAGGTTTTGCATTCTATTTTTGATTCTGAAAATATCTTCAGTACCATTATATGCTAGAATTTCATCAAGATATGCATCTTGTTTATCAAGTGCTTTTTGTACTGTTGCAGTTGGAATTGTTACATCATTTGCTAAACAATAATCAGCAAAATAGTTACCAATAATCATACCAGCAACAACTGTTTCAGAAACTGAGTTTCCTCCAAGTCTGTTAAATCCATGCATATCCCAACAAGCAGCTTCACCACAAGCGAATAATCCACTTAAATTTTGAGATTCACCAGTTGGTTTAGTTCTGATACCACCCATAGAGTAATGTTGCATAGGAAGAACTGGTGCCCATCCTTTTTTACCTTCA
This window harbors:
- a CDS encoding acetolactate synthase large subunit, with product MNASDLFIKALENEGVEYIFGIPGEENLDLLEALRKSDKIKLILTRHEQGAGFMAATYGRLTGKVGVCISTLGPGATNFATAAAYAQLGGMPMLMITGQKPIKKSKQGRFQIVDIVGMMKPMTKYAKQVVNGNNVPSMIREAFKIATTERPGAVHIEFPEDISAEEDVEDNIYPVHSYKYPKADKSSVAEAVKMIEKAKRPLLCVGGGANRTRIGSALADFVNETGIPFFSTQMGKGVIDENHKLCLSTAALSKDDFIHCAIERADLIINVGHDVIEKPPFFMENEEGATKVLHVNFFPSEVDDTYFPQLDILGDIAGNIESMTNAISKQEHWDFDYYIRLAEEIRTRLAKYFGDTRFPILPQKAVRTIRQTLDDKDIVTLDNGVYKIWFARNYRCAQPNTLLLDNALATMGAGLPSGMAAKMVKPDSKVVAVCGDGGFMMNDQEMETAVRLGLDLTVVILNDNAYGMIKWKQSGMGFDNFGLDLGNPDFVKFAESFGANGYRPTSCEDFEETLEKCVNSKGVHLIDLAVDYSLNHTILNELLAKKACMI
- a CDS encoding dynamin family protein → MSILSSFVKEYNDKFTEQETLYEEGLVGEIKKISDKLLESKFLPSMQLKSILDKQIRRARYPMEIAITGQFSSGKSTFLNALLSRNILPTGITPVTSKVNFINYGEEYKLKITYYSGAQEYAPIDAISDFTDQRQNEMSDIKYLTLYAPMDILKDISFVDTPGLNSQSQSDTDTTRRVLRDVGGIIWLTLIDNAGKMSEAEVLEEYMEHFKNKSLCVLNQKDKFSQEQIDTTTKYVSEKFSQYFAQVTPISAKMALESRAHHQDVLIKDKQDKLLQNIRNALSGNIASIAKDLDEYYGDLEKINNLDTSNNDKMFEESNIQEILNFINNTIRPQAEESKEFAIKKDLKGICDILIKENETIIGVYDSLCEILKNSEEDILADFENIHKTYSKELFGIYNSLEAIMEKMAHETYKSVKKQKAFRYEKKAGFLSKDNFEKIEYDTYWIDSDNVYKNLFYDDQTVDKMFKRAIKQLKEIELNSDEAFRNVYRNVKNRVHRWQEPYELIKKHREIASDAEFSTTRHFAAKVYENVLRSYHRAILENISALRKKFAYFNGALSYSYIQTTQATIAHFEQQIAESVLLYEKEPTKFSVYHPREDEVLTKLKTNFGFEKIEDFLTSKRNYLFKIIQYSKNQYLEINKDRIDFVESKKGQYIKKIEDLNQIKDEI
- a CDS encoding dynamin family protein → MSLANDYFLLYHGMNVEQTTTYGTTENKDKEEFFDIASLILCATRKDYEKFITLNSFKKLVTKITNKDVKNLDELYQLQYCIIDAIENDTKNCQIEKMHESFEYLKKENIIKNSDYKKLVSLFDPEELAVCNDEMDVEDELIIEDRKPFKEARLELDDLILELRDVFNSKDFKEELIQTSNYLDNQKFSIGITGVMNAGKSTMLNALMGQEILGSAVVPETANLTIVKHGKPEANVFYWNKDEWNRIENTANEIDSIKEFVNETKNIFGEELTTLIKEESHSENVDINNLAAYTSAEASGKKCNLIKYVELKSDLNFLSDGIEIVDTPGLDDPVIQREEITKEYLAQCDLMLHLMNVSQSATLKDVEFIIDALLYQNITKLLVVITRADTVSKEQLEEVINYTKSSIQRQLKAQNKDSKLDYILNSIKFIPISGKMALLHRTGKSKEAIDAGYNLEDTGILEIEEYLDETLFGIDSSKSDLIIKGAKTQLVKTIEKELKSFNYELILLSKSKDELEADLADFNKKKDANEKIFKAMNEDINIYKNDAKNYIQTLETFLSTELIDLKNIIKQRVFSDVKYSFEKTKKKPENARIKTIVETAIKDGIIDIIRDYRYKFIKKSQSIGEICEQKYQDLGFVIGHKNDNFDARGFFQDDFKAGFLTSSNEVLISKIVNEVSKSKANKLPELDRNIEIYIKDEFNPIENNIKEKANSVSQILIENFFKEIAEPLKVFEHKLKKDEKSLQDRIATFEENEVNKDEMTINIHKKIKKLELINKGLKS
- a CDS encoding fumarate reductase iron-sulfur subunit, yielding MSVEKGREITISVLKFNPRSAVSKPHYVDYKLEETPGMTLFIALMKIREEYDPDLSFDFVCRAGICGSCGMVVNGKPALACRTLIANYPEGKLTLLPMPAFELIKDLSVNTGKWMDAMSKRVESWIVDNGEETDIAKMEERVDPDIADQTFELDRCIECGICVASCGTMLMRPNFVGPVGMNRVARFEVDPHDKRTAEDFYELIGDDDGIFGCMSLLACEDHCPKHLPLQNKIAYLRRKLVALR